Proteins encoded together in one Bradyrhizobium sp. PSBB068 window:
- a CDS encoding restriction endonuclease: protein MKLGFEESQTSYTSGSQSARAWTEAWVKAWAYCPHCGTAKMSQFPNNSPVADFLCGSCSEEFELKSQKGKFGPKVADGAYKTKCERLAASNNPNLLLMNYDLKPLAVVNLLIVPKHFFVHDIIEERKPLAATARRAGWIGSNILLGKVPEWGKIHIVQNGVIRDKELVLAEWQKTLFLRDQSLEARGWLLDVMKCVEALGKRDFTLEEVYAFERHLGDLYPGNQNVRPKIRQQLQFLRDRGFIEFLARGNYRLKS, encoded by the coding sequence ATGAAACTCGGCTTCGAAGAATCGCAAACCTCTTACACCAGCGGCTCCCAAAGCGCTCGTGCCTGGACGGAGGCCTGGGTCAAGGCTTGGGCCTATTGTCCGCACTGCGGCACTGCAAAGATGTCGCAGTTCCCGAACAACAGTCCGGTGGCGGATTTCCTGTGCGGATCGTGCAGCGAGGAGTTCGAGCTCAAGAGCCAGAAGGGGAAGTTCGGCCCTAAGGTTGCTGACGGCGCCTACAAGACGAAGTGTGAGCGGCTCGCGGCGAGCAACAATCCCAACCTTCTCCTGATGAACTACGATCTGAAGCCGCTTGCAGTCGTCAATCTGCTGATCGTTCCCAAGCACTTCTTCGTCCATGACATCATCGAGGAACGGAAGCCGTTGGCCGCCACGGCCCGGCGCGCCGGCTGGATCGGGTCCAATATCCTCCTTGGCAAGGTCCCGGAATGGGGAAAAATCCACATCGTTCAAAACGGCGTCATTCGCGACAAGGAGCTGGTTCTTGCGGAATGGCAGAAGACACTCTTTCTCCGCGATCAATCGCTGGAGGCGCGGGGTTGGCTGCTCGACGTGATGAAATGCGTCGAAGCGCTGGGCAAGCGCGACTTTACCCTTGAAGAAGTCTATGCCTTTGAACGGCATCTTGGCGATCTGTATCCGGGCAACCAGAACGTCCGGCCGAAGATTCGCCAGCAGCTTCAATTCTTGCGCGATCGTGGGTTTATCGAGTTCCTGGCTCGAGGCAATTACCGATTGAAATCTTGA